One window of the Anaeromyxobacter dehalogenans 2CP-C genome contains the following:
- a CDS encoding response regulator, giving the protein MTERPLVLVVDDDPDILDAICDILEGEGYRVARARHGLEALDRVAEEEPSIILLDLMMPVMDGLAFAQALRQRRNGAPRIPIVVISADGNPQKAASVGAQGYLAKPFDIDALLAQVTDMAGEPMHG; this is encoded by the coding sequence ATGACCGAACGCCCGCTCGTCCTCGTCGTTGACGACGATCCCGACATCCTCGACGCCATCTGCGACATCCTCGAGGGCGAGGGCTATCGCGTCGCGCGCGCGCGCCACGGCCTCGAGGCGCTGGACCGCGTGGCCGAGGAGGAGCCGTCGATCATCCTCCTCGACCTGATGATGCCGGTGATGGACGGGCTCGCGTTCGCGCAGGCGCTCCGGCAGCGGCGGAACGGGGCCCCGCGCATCCCCATCGTGGTCATCTCCGCCGACGGGAACCCGCAGAAGGCGGCGTCGGTGGGCGCCCAGGGCTACCTGGCGAAGCCCTTCGACATCGACGCGCTGCTGGCGCAGGTCACCGACATGGCCGGCGAGCCGATGCACGGGTAG
- the rplC gene encoding 50S ribosomal protein L3 → MSTGLLAKKVGMTQIFTPEGDCVPVTVLEAGPCTVVRRKTAEKDGYDAVVIGFGVVDEKHAHRLSKPEVGVFKKAGTPIFRHVKEIRVKDAKLLGDLKAGDVLTVDKVFKANQRIDVAGVTKGRGFTGVMKRWNMKGAARDSSTAHEHHRHVGAIGQRKTPGKVWKGKHLPGHYGVDNITIQNLTVVGIEPEQNVLLVSGAVPGHADGLLFVNTAAKGQPRIKQKQEVRERAKPKV, encoded by the coding sequence ATGTCTACGGGACTGCTGGCGAAGAAGGTTGGGATGACGCAGATCTTCACCCCCGAGGGTGACTGCGTCCCGGTGACGGTGCTCGAGGCGGGCCCGTGCACGGTGGTGCGGCGCAAGACGGCCGAGAAGGACGGCTACGACGCCGTCGTGATCGGCTTCGGCGTCGTGGACGAGAAGCACGCGCACCGCCTCTCCAAGCCCGAGGTCGGCGTCTTCAAGAAGGCCGGCACGCCCATCTTCCGCCACGTGAAGGAGATCCGCGTGAAGGACGCCAAGCTGCTCGGCGACCTCAAGGCGGGCGACGTCCTCACCGTGGACAAGGTCTTCAAGGCGAACCAGCGCATCGACGTCGCCGGCGTCACGAAGGGCCGCGGCTTCACCGGCGTCATGAAGCGCTGGAACATGAAGGGCGCCGCCCGCGACAGCTCCACCGCGCACGAGCACCACCGCCACGTCGGCGCGATCGGCCAGCGCAAGACGCCGGGCAAGGTGTGGAAGGGCAAGCACCTCCCCGGCCACTACGGCGTGGACAACATCACCATCCAGAACCTGACCGTGGTCGGCATCGAGCCCGAGCAGAACGTGCTGCTCGTGTCCGGCGCGGTCCCCGGCCACGCCGACGGCCTGCTGTTCGTGAACACCGCGGCGAAGGGCCAGCCGCGGATCAAGCAGAAGCAGGAGGTCCGCGAGCGCGCCAAGCCGAAGGTGTAG
- the hemA gene encoding glutamyl-tRNA reductase produces MLVAVGLNQKGATVADREVLALPSEELLDALTAFQALDGVDEVAIVSTCYRVEIFAAARCPAAAELSLRHALEARAGRSLPLFELQGEEAFRHLVRVASSLESAILGEPQILGQVKDAFHRAAEAGAAGKELASVLSRALAAAKRVRTETAVGRAGVSWGNAAAALASKVLGPLAGRRVAVIGAGEMARLTAQHMRDERASVVVLNRTLANAEALAAEVGGEARPLDALEQELLRADVVVSAAPAAPAALAPAVMQRILHARRKRIVMVDLAVPRAIPAETGALPDVYLCDVDDLDRVMKAAMAERAQAAQHAERIADEEVQKFARAEAERRAAPLIQEMRSRASAIAREEVERTLRRLGEDPELAKRLDAMAGSIVSKILHAPSTRLRQAVCDGGANDPLVAAAVQIFDLSAAPAARGDAA; encoded by the coding sequence GTGCTCGTCGCAGTCGGGCTGAACCAGAAGGGCGCCACGGTCGCAGACCGCGAGGTCCTCGCGCTGCCATCGGAGGAACTGCTGGACGCGCTCACCGCCTTCCAGGCGCTCGACGGGGTGGACGAGGTCGCGATCGTCTCCACCTGCTACCGCGTGGAGATCTTCGCCGCCGCGCGCTGCCCCGCCGCCGCGGAGCTGTCGCTGCGTCACGCGCTGGAGGCGCGCGCCGGCCGCTCGCTCCCGCTGTTCGAGCTGCAGGGCGAGGAGGCGTTCCGGCACCTCGTCCGCGTCGCCTCCAGCCTCGAGTCCGCCATCCTGGGCGAGCCGCAGATCCTCGGCCAGGTGAAGGACGCGTTCCACCGCGCCGCCGAGGCGGGCGCCGCGGGCAAGGAGCTCGCCTCCGTCCTCTCCCGCGCGCTCGCCGCCGCGAAGCGCGTCCGCACCGAGACCGCGGTGGGCCGCGCCGGCGTGTCCTGGGGCAACGCCGCGGCCGCGCTCGCCAGCAAGGTGCTGGGCCCGCTCGCGGGCCGCCGCGTGGCGGTGATCGGCGCGGGCGAGATGGCCCGCCTCACCGCCCAGCACATGCGCGACGAGCGCGCCTCGGTGGTGGTGCTGAACCGCACGCTCGCGAACGCCGAGGCGCTGGCCGCCGAGGTGGGCGGCGAGGCCCGGCCGCTGGACGCGCTGGAGCAGGAGCTGCTGCGCGCCGACGTGGTGGTGTCCGCCGCGCCGGCCGCCCCCGCGGCGCTGGCCCCGGCGGTCATGCAGCGCATCCTGCACGCCCGCCGCAAGCGGATCGTCATGGTGGACCTGGCCGTCCCGCGCGCCATCCCCGCCGAGACCGGGGCGCTCCCCGACGTGTACCTGTGCGACGTGGACGACCTCGACCGCGTGATGAAGGCCGCCATGGCCGAGCGCGCCCAGGCGGCCCAGCACGCCGAGCGGATCGCCGACGAGGAGGTGCAGAAGTTCGCGCGCGCCGAGGCCGAGCGCCGCGCCGCCCCGCTCATCCAGGAGATGCGCAGCCGCGCCAGCGCGATCGCGCGCGAGGAGGTCGAGCGCACGCTCCGCCGCCTCGGCGAGGATCCGGAGCTCGCGAAGCGGCTCGACGCCATGGCGGGCTCGATCGTCTCCAAGATCCTGCACGCCCCCAGCACGCGCCTCCGCCAGGCGGTGTGCGACGGCGGGGCCAACGACCCGCTGGTCGCGGCGGCGGTGCAGATCTTCGACCTGTCCGCGGCGCCGGCCGCCCGGGGAGACGCCGCGTAG
- the rpoH gene encoding RNA polymerase sigma factor RpoH yields the protein MKRQSVPGTASSLELYLSEINRFPLLTVDEEQRLARQFCADRDTRAAHRLVTANLRFVVKVAYEYRSYGFRMADLIQEGNIGLMKAVQKFDPDKGIRLISYAVWWIRAYIQNYILKSWSLVKLGTTQAQRKLFFSLARTKRELDKRSQEQGADSDGHDANKVAKKLRVKPGEVREMEQRMEGRDLSLDAPMGDDGGYSHVDFLASGSTSQDDELSGVQEQKVVSGRIVEALGRLDQRERYIIEMRVMSDRPLTLKELGEHFGFSRERARQLEIRAKDKLKEELRALATEIDWPTDGKPVDIDDRALA from the coding sequence ATGAAGCGCCAGAGCGTCCCGGGTACCGCGAGCTCCCTCGAGCTCTACCTCTCCGAGATCAATCGGTTTCCGCTGCTGACGGTGGACGAAGAGCAGCGGCTCGCGCGCCAGTTCTGCGCCGACCGCGACACGCGCGCCGCCCACCGGCTGGTGACCGCCAACCTCCGCTTCGTGGTGAAGGTCGCCTACGAGTACCGCTCCTACGGCTTCCGCATGGCCGACCTCATCCAGGAGGGCAACATCGGCCTGATGAAGGCGGTCCAGAAGTTCGATCCGGACAAGGGCATCCGCCTCATCTCGTACGCGGTCTGGTGGATCCGCGCGTACATCCAGAACTACATCCTCAAGTCGTGGTCGCTGGTGAAGCTCGGGACCACGCAGGCGCAGCGCAAGCTGTTCTTCTCGCTGGCCCGCACCAAGCGCGAGCTCGACAAGCGCTCCCAGGAGCAGGGCGCCGACTCCGACGGCCACGACGCGAACAAGGTGGCGAAGAAGCTCCGCGTGAAGCCCGGCGAGGTCCGCGAGATGGAGCAGCGGATGGAGGGGCGCGACCTGTCGCTCGACGCGCCCATGGGCGACGACGGCGGCTACTCCCACGTGGACTTCCTCGCGTCCGGCAGCACGTCGCAGGACGACGAGCTGTCCGGCGTGCAGGAGCAGAAGGTCGTCTCCGGCCGCATCGTCGAGGCGCTCGGCCGCCTCGACCAGCGCGAGCGCTACATCATCGAGATGCGCGTGATGAGCGACCGTCCGCTCACGCTCAAGGAGCTGGGCGAGCACTTCGGCTTCTCGCGCGAGCGCGCCCGCCAGCTCGAGATCCGCGCCAAGGACAAGCTGAAGGAGGAGCTGCGCGCGCTGGCGACCGAGATCGACTGGCCCACCGACGGCAAGCCGGTGGACATCGACGATCGCGCGCTGGCCTGA
- a CDS encoding sensor histidine kinase — translation MSAKNGTERTADAGAPSHGEERSGYLGFVAHEVRNPLSTALWSAELLARMSAAERGGARGEKLTAMCLRSLGRVRQLVEDHFLCERLEVGGLPVRPEPISLRDALEHAAGHRQGDVGEVSLDGVEAALAVTADRALLERVLDALVAAAGRDGEPVRVSARLDGGRAMLRVSGAEASPGALDDPRKGAAGDPKGRALALPAARRAAVALGGGLSVEGGAFVLTLPGAGAYTARPASPPSP, via the coding sequence ATGTCGGCGAAGAACGGAACGGAACGGACGGCGGACGCGGGCGCGCCGTCGCACGGCGAGGAGCGCTCGGGCTACCTCGGCTTCGTCGCGCACGAGGTCCGCAACCCGCTCTCGACCGCGCTCTGGTCGGCCGAGCTGCTGGCGCGCATGAGCGCCGCCGAGCGCGGCGGGGCGCGCGGCGAGAAGCTGACCGCGATGTGCCTGCGCTCGCTGGGCCGCGTCCGGCAGCTCGTCGAGGATCACTTCCTGTGCGAGCGGCTCGAGGTGGGCGGGCTCCCGGTGAGGCCGGAGCCGATCTCGCTGCGCGACGCGCTGGAGCACGCGGCCGGGCACCGGCAGGGCGACGTGGGCGAGGTGTCGCTGGACGGCGTCGAGGCGGCCCTGGCGGTCACCGCCGATCGCGCGCTCCTCGAGCGCGTGCTCGACGCGCTGGTGGCGGCCGCGGGGCGCGACGGCGAGCCGGTGCGGGTGAGCGCCCGGCTCGACGGGGGCCGGGCGATGCTGCGGGTCAGCGGCGCGGAGGCCAGCCCGGGCGCGCTCGACGACCCCCGCAAGGGCGCCGCCGGGGATCCGAAGGGCAGGGCGCTCGCCTTGCCGGCCGCGCGACGGGCGGCGGTGGCGCTTGGCGGGGGGCTCTCGGTGGAGGGTGGAGCCTTCGTGCTCACCCTTCCCGGCGCTGGAGCGTATACTGCGCGCCCCGCATCGCCGCCGTCGCCATGA
- a CDS encoding sensor histidine kinase encodes MPATPPPAPPAAPPPERAPAPGTAPHPAMPGGIRRRVYLLMATGIAIPLVIMGATGIHWARNLDERLVQGRTSAAAMAATHFDGVLTEDLEVLQRLASGVAQTMGNADLEDERRVVTDAYHQFRHREGVYLLDAERNVLAEAPGGPRSAAPPDDLAVVDEVLRTGLPRLSGVLQGARGRVVHELVPVRSWQNQIIGIAGGTFDPSRRGFDRVLQHLRRGESGFAELIDAGGTIIASTVPSRVGGRTECRAHLGELVKDKRAQAARCDGCHGEWGVKAAAPSELMVFAPLAAAPWGVVVRQRTSEALPTEGDVPWWLVAAGLAAHVGVAAAFAWGAARSVTRPIGVLTGEAERIAGGELDWPIPDLGTDEVGRLGRSLDRMRLALRRLLDDVARVNAELEQRVEERTHALNEAYAQLAAREEARAQLLRKLISAQEDERKRIARELHDETSQSLAVLAMGLEAAQDALRGGKAPRLDEVKAVAVRTLEDVHRIILDLRPSVLDDLGLLSAIRWYAERQLGTRGISVRCEFGELDRRLPPEMETALFRICQEAMSNIARHSQATAVLVEVALEDDVFRIDIEDDGTGFDPEAVARREGRRSWGLMGIRERAEILGGDATVESAPGKGTRVEVRIPVPRATTEPGADGEGRAT; translated from the coding sequence GTGCCCGCGACGCCGCCGCCCGCGCCGCCGGCGGCCCCGCCCCCGGAGCGCGCTCCCGCGCCCGGGACCGCGCCGCACCCGGCCATGCCGGGCGGCATCCGCCGGCGCGTCTACCTCCTGATGGCGACCGGCATCGCCATCCCGCTCGTGATCATGGGCGCGACGGGGATCCACTGGGCGCGCAACCTCGACGAGCGGCTGGTGCAGGGCCGCACGTCCGCCGCGGCGATGGCGGCGACCCACTTCGACGGCGTCCTGACCGAGGACCTCGAGGTGCTGCAGCGGCTCGCCTCCGGCGTGGCCCAGACCATGGGCAACGCGGACCTCGAGGACGAGCGGCGCGTGGTGACCGACGCGTACCACCAGTTCCGCCATCGAGAGGGCGTCTACCTGCTGGACGCCGAGCGCAACGTGCTCGCGGAGGCGCCGGGCGGTCCGCGCTCGGCGGCGCCGCCCGACGACCTCGCGGTGGTGGACGAGGTGCTGCGCACCGGGCTGCCGCGCCTCTCCGGCGTGCTCCAGGGCGCGCGCGGGCGGGTGGTGCACGAGCTCGTGCCGGTGCGGAGCTGGCAGAACCAGATCATCGGGATCGCCGGCGGCACGTTCGACCCGTCGCGGCGCGGCTTCGATCGCGTGCTGCAGCACCTGCGCCGCGGCGAGAGCGGCTTCGCCGAGCTGATCGACGCGGGCGGCACGATCATCGCGAGCACCGTGCCGTCCCGGGTCGGGGGGCGCACCGAGTGCCGGGCGCACCTGGGCGAGCTGGTGAAGGACAAGCGCGCCCAGGCGGCGCGCTGCGACGGGTGCCACGGCGAGTGGGGCGTGAAGGCGGCGGCGCCCTCCGAGCTGATGGTCTTCGCGCCGCTCGCCGCGGCGCCCTGGGGCGTGGTGGTGCGGCAGCGCACCTCCGAGGCGCTGCCGACCGAGGGCGACGTGCCCTGGTGGCTGGTGGCGGCGGGCCTGGCGGCGCACGTGGGCGTCGCGGCGGCGTTCGCCTGGGGCGCGGCGCGCAGCGTGACCCGGCCCATCGGCGTGCTCACCGGCGAGGCGGAGCGCATCGCCGGCGGGGAGCTGGACTGGCCCATCCCCGACCTCGGCACCGACGAGGTCGGGCGCCTGGGGCGGTCGCTCGACCGCATGCGCCTCGCGCTCCGGCGCCTGCTCGACGACGTGGCCCGGGTGAACGCCGAGCTGGAGCAGCGGGTCGAGGAGCGCACCCACGCGCTCAACGAGGCCTACGCCCAGCTCGCCGCGCGCGAGGAGGCCCGCGCGCAGCTGCTCCGCAAGCTGATCTCGGCGCAGGAGGACGAGCGCAAGCGCATCGCCCGCGAGCTGCACGACGAGACCAGCCAGAGCCTGGCGGTGCTGGCCATGGGGCTGGAGGCGGCCCAGGACGCGCTGCGCGGAGGGAAGGCGCCGCGCCTCGACGAGGTGAAGGCGGTGGCGGTGCGCACGCTCGAGGACGTGCACCGCATCATCCTGGACCTCCGCCCGTCGGTGCTCGACGACCTCGGGCTGCTGTCGGCGATCCGCTGGTACGCGGAGCGCCAGCTCGGCACGCGCGGCATCTCGGTGCGCTGCGAGTTCGGGGAGCTGGACCGGCGGCTGCCGCCCGAGATGGAGACGGCGCTGTTCCGCATCTGCCAGGAGGCGATGAGCAACATCGCCCGCCACTCTCAGGCCACCGCGGTGCTGGTGGAGGTGGCGCTCGAGGACGACGTGTTCCGCATCGACATCGAGGACGACGGCACGGGCTTCGACCCGGAGGCGGTCGCGCGGCGCGAGGGGCGGCGGTCGTGGGGGCTGATGGGCATCCGCGAGCGCGCCGAGATCCTGGGCGGCGACGCGACCGTGGAGTCGGCGCCGGGCAAGGGCACCCGCGTCGAGGTGCGCATCCCGGTGCCGCGCGCGACGACCGAGCCGGGCGCGGACGGGGAGGGGAGGGCGACGTGA
- a CDS encoding sensor histidine kinase codes for MESGRQDRAELFATMVSSGVSNVMLSGKPREVTTLLEALVAHRSDLLSASLIAPNGYISISTSPALLGRVPWSEVNRVEGTTVVVGPGGNDAEYAVLQPIVNAESCARCHGTQSHVNGWLDLRFTREPVLEAQAQLAKTLSLSAAAAFVCLLAILLWLLGREAVSPLQRLVGVMRRAESGELTVRADEGRPDELGVAARGFDATLAALRRSQAELEAFYRERMVRADRFAAVGEIATGLAHEIKNPLAGLSGALELLAEDFSADARHSDIVTEMQHQVRRLTHTMESLLSFARPAKAKLRSTDVNATLEKVLFLIRQQSRDGTIELVPELSPGLPAVLADPSQLEQVFLNICLNACQAMIATRRGGVLTVRSRVGDGTVSVEVEDTGPGIPADLRAQIFKPFFTTKREGNGLGLAISARIVAEHGGHIGYRCPPEGGTTFTVTLQQARPQRAPEHAA; via the coding sequence ATGGAGAGCGGCCGGCAGGACCGGGCCGAGCTGTTCGCGACCATGGTCTCCTCGGGCGTGTCGAACGTGATGCTCTCGGGGAAGCCGCGCGAGGTGACCACGCTGCTGGAGGCGCTGGTGGCCCACCGCAGCGACCTCCTCTCGGCCAGCCTGATCGCGCCGAACGGCTACATCTCCATCTCCACCAGCCCGGCGCTGCTCGGCCGCGTGCCGTGGTCCGAGGTGAACCGGGTGGAGGGCACCACCGTGGTGGTGGGGCCGGGCGGCAACGACGCCGAGTACGCGGTGCTCCAGCCCATCGTGAACGCGGAGTCCTGCGCGCGCTGCCACGGCACGCAGAGCCACGTGAACGGCTGGCTCGACCTGCGCTTCACCCGCGAGCCGGTGCTCGAGGCGCAGGCGCAGCTCGCCAAGACGCTCTCGCTCTCGGCCGCGGCGGCGTTCGTCTGCCTCCTCGCCATCCTGCTGTGGCTCCTGGGCCGCGAGGCGGTCAGCCCGCTGCAGCGGCTGGTGGGGGTGATGCGCCGCGCCGAGTCGGGCGAGCTGACGGTGCGCGCCGACGAGGGGCGCCCGGACGAGCTGGGCGTGGCGGCGCGCGGGTTCGACGCGACGCTGGCGGCGCTGCGGCGCAGCCAGGCCGAGCTGGAGGCGTTCTACCGCGAGCGCATGGTGCGGGCCGACCGCTTCGCGGCGGTGGGCGAGATCGCCACCGGGCTGGCGCACGAGATCAAGAACCCGCTGGCCGGTCTGTCCGGCGCGCTGGAGCTGCTCGCCGAGGACTTCTCCGCCGACGCGCGCCACTCCGACATCGTCACCGAGATGCAGCACCAGGTGCGGCGGCTCACGCACACGATGGAGAGCCTGCTCAGCTTCGCCCGGCCGGCCAAGGCGAAGCTCCGCTCCACCGACGTGAACGCGACGCTGGAGAAGGTGCTGTTCCTCATCCGCCAGCAGTCGCGCGACGGCACCATCGAGCTGGTCCCCGAGCTCTCGCCCGGGCTCCCGGCGGTGCTGGCCGACCCGTCCCAGCTCGAGCAGGTGTTCCTCAACATCTGCCTGAACGCCTGCCAGGCGATGATCGCCACCCGTCGCGGCGGGGTCCTGACCGTCCGCTCCCGCGTGGGCGACGGCACCGTGAGCGTCGAGGTGGAGGACACCGGCCCGGGCATCCCGGCCGACCTCCGCGCCCAGATCTTCAAGCCGTTCTTCACGACCAAGCGCGAGGGGAACGGGCTCGGGCTCGCCATCTCCGCGCGCATCGTGGCGGAGCACGGGGGCCACATCGGCTACCGCTGCCCGCCCGAGGGCGGCACCACCTTCACCGTGACGCTGCAGCAGGCGCGGCCCCAGCGCGCCCCGGAGCACGCCGCATGA
- a CDS encoding response regulator, whose amino-acid sequence MSDKIRVLIVDDHAILREGVRALLQLQPDIEVAGEAADGMQALEQVERLDPDVVLMDIAMPGLGGIETSLQLKKLGRRARILILSQYEDREYVRRLLKAGVSGYVLKKSAGAELANAIRAVHRGGLVLDPEVARTAMEEAGPAAPGEADPYESLTDREKQVLKLVAEGRSNKEVADVLGISVKTAMSHREHVMEKLGVHNRTELVRFAIRKGVIRVDE is encoded by the coding sequence GTGAGCGACAAGATCCGGGTACTCATCGTGGACGACCACGCGATCCTGCGCGAGGGCGTGCGCGCGCTGCTCCAGCTCCAGCCCGACATCGAGGTGGCCGGCGAGGCCGCCGACGGCATGCAGGCGCTGGAGCAGGTGGAGCGGCTCGATCCGGACGTGGTGCTGATGGACATCGCCATGCCCGGGCTGGGCGGCATCGAGACCAGCCTGCAGCTGAAGAAGCTGGGGCGGCGCGCGCGCATCCTGATCCTGTCGCAGTACGAGGATCGCGAGTACGTCAGGCGCCTGCTCAAGGCCGGCGTGTCCGGCTACGTGCTCAAGAAGTCCGCCGGCGCCGAGCTCGCGAACGCCATCCGCGCGGTCCACCGGGGCGGCCTGGTGCTCGACCCGGAGGTCGCCCGCACCGCCATGGAGGAGGCCGGCCCGGCGGCGCCGGGGGAGGCGGATCCCTACGAGTCGCTCACCGACCGCGAGAAGCAGGTGCTGAAGCTGGTCGCGGAGGGGCGGAGCAACAAGGAGGTGGCGGACGTGCTCGGCATCAGCGTGAAGACCGCCATGAGCCACCGCGAGCACGTGATGGAGAAGCTCGGCGTGCACAACCGCACCGAGCTCGTCCGCTTCGCGATCCGCAAGGGCGTGATCCGGGTGGACGAGTAG
- a CDS encoding sigma-54-dependent transcriptional regulator, with protein sequence MNSTPARILVVDDEKLIRWSVAERLQRGGYEVLSAESGEQALEMVAATPPDVMLLDVRLPGIDGVQTLQRALSLHPEVAVLMMSAHSTVDIAVEAMKHGAIDFLVKPFPFQQLDEAVERALANARTRRQIATLTSDKRGASAVEAVVGSSAAMEQVRSMISRLAGSDTTTVLIEGESGSGKEVVARAIHFRSARADKPILQVNCAALPEHLLESELFGHERGAFTDAHTQKRGLFETAEGGSVMLDEIGDLPPGGQAKLLRMLENKTFRRVGGVQELRADVRVIAATNVNLEERVAEGRFRADLFFRLNVVRIVVPPLREHLDDVPTLTAHFVARFDQEMKRQVKGVAPAAMELLKAYHWPGNVRELRNVIERAFILHAGADEIRPEHLPPELRKATPGPRRPEKLVPPVTGEGLVLDDVERKLIAEAMERASGNQSKAARLLGVSRDTLRYRLKKHGMA encoded by the coding sequence ATGAACAGCACCCCGGCCCGCATCCTCGTCGTGGACGACGAGAAGCTCATCCGCTGGTCGGTGGCGGAGCGGCTGCAGCGCGGCGGCTACGAGGTCCTCTCGGCCGAGTCGGGCGAGCAGGCGCTGGAGATGGTCGCCGCCACGCCGCCGGACGTGATGCTGCTCGACGTGCGCCTCCCGGGCATCGACGGCGTCCAGACGCTGCAGCGCGCGCTGTCGCTCCACCCGGAGGTGGCGGTGCTGATGATGTCGGCGCACTCCACCGTGGACATCGCGGTGGAGGCCATGAAGCACGGCGCCATCGACTTCCTGGTGAAGCCGTTCCCGTTCCAGCAGCTCGACGAGGCGGTGGAGCGCGCGCTGGCGAACGCCCGCACCCGCCGGCAGATCGCCACGCTCACCAGCGACAAGCGCGGCGCGAGCGCGGTGGAGGCGGTGGTGGGCTCGTCGGCGGCCATGGAGCAGGTGCGCTCGATGATCTCGCGCCTGGCCGGCAGCGACACCACCACCGTGCTCATCGAGGGCGAGAGCGGCTCCGGCAAGGAGGTGGTGGCGCGCGCCATCCACTTCCGCAGCGCGCGCGCCGACAAGCCCATCCTGCAGGTGAACTGCGCGGCGCTCCCCGAGCACCTGCTCGAGTCGGAGCTGTTCGGCCACGAGCGCGGCGCGTTCACCGACGCGCACACGCAGAAGCGCGGCCTGTTCGAGACCGCCGAGGGCGGCTCGGTGATGCTGGACGAGATCGGCGACCTCCCGCCGGGCGGCCAGGCCAAGCTCCTCCGGATGCTCGAGAACAAGACGTTCCGCCGGGTGGGCGGCGTCCAGGAGCTCCGCGCGGACGTGCGGGTCATCGCCGCCACCAACGTCAACCTGGAGGAGCGGGTGGCGGAGGGGCGCTTCCGCGCCGATCTGTTCTTCCGCCTCAACGTGGTGCGGATCGTGGTGCCGCCGCTGCGCGAGCACCTCGACGACGTGCCCACCCTGACCGCCCACTTCGTGGCGCGCTTCGACCAGGAGATGAAGCGGCAGGTGAAGGGGGTGGCGCCCGCGGCGATGGAGCTGCTCAAGGCCTACCACTGGCCCGGCAACGTCCGCGAGCTGCGCAACGTGATCGAGCGCGCCTTCATCCTGCACGCGGGCGCCGACGAGATCCGGCCCGAGCACCTGCCGCCCGAGCTCCGCAAGGCGACGCCCGGCCCGCGGCGCCCGGAGAAGCTGGTGCCGCCGGTCACGGGGGAGGGGCTGGTGCTCGACGACGTGGAGCGCAAGCTCATCGCCGAGGCGATGGAGCGCGCCAGCGGCAACCAGTCCAAGGCGGCGCGGCTGCTGGGCGTGTCCCGCGACACGCTCCGCTACCGGCTCAAGAAGCACGGCATGGCGTAG
- a CDS encoding M56 family metallopeptidase: protein MTSATWADVLAQAIFHTLVASLYVEALVRTWRVRDPGQRIALRLTALGYPLVLFPALVLLFPVRAGDAFREGGALLVGRRWADVRLFGTGMFQWFVGGLAAIGLALLLMDLVPFLCRRRRARPPERAAPDPETAARLGATLAELATRLGTRAPALVWVERGAPVLFCTGIRRPAVVLSRGALRLLDAAELRAALAHELAHLARRDPAASWVVLLARVAMGFNPAFQVVSRALARDAEWLADEHAAEACGDRLALASGLLKLHRATAGPPPVRRTLPLAAALSEPLARVRSRDIELRCRRLLQPPAPRLPFGAARVALAALTLTALLFFVI from the coding sequence ATGACGAGCGCCACGTGGGCTGACGTCCTCGCGCAGGCCATCTTCCACACCCTGGTCGCCTCGCTGTACGTGGAGGCGCTGGTGCGGACCTGGCGAGTGCGCGACCCCGGCCAGCGGATCGCCCTGCGGCTCACCGCCCTGGGCTATCCGCTGGTCCTGTTTCCGGCGCTGGTGCTGCTGTTCCCGGTGCGGGCCGGCGACGCGTTCCGCGAGGGCGGCGCGCTGCTCGTCGGCCGCCGCTGGGCGGACGTGCGGCTGTTCGGGACCGGGATGTTCCAGTGGTTCGTCGGCGGCCTCGCGGCCATCGGGCTGGCGCTGCTGCTGATGGACCTGGTGCCGTTCCTGTGCCGCCGGCGGCGCGCGCGCCCGCCCGAGCGCGCGGCGCCGGATCCCGAGACGGCGGCGCGGCTCGGCGCCACGCTGGCCGAGCTGGCCACGCGGCTCGGCACCCGCGCGCCGGCGCTGGTCTGGGTGGAGCGCGGCGCGCCCGTCCTGTTCTGCACCGGCATCCGGCGGCCGGCGGTGGTGCTCTCTCGCGGCGCGCTCCGCCTGCTCGACGCGGCCGAGCTGCGCGCGGCGCTGGCCCACGAGCTGGCCCACCTCGCCCGGCGCGATCCGGCCGCGAGCTGGGTGGTGCTGCTGGCGCGGGTCGCCATGGGCTTCAACCCGGCGTTCCAGGTGGTCTCTCGCGCGCTGGCCCGCGACGCCGAGTGGCTCGCGGACGAGCACGCCGCCGAGGCGTGCGGGGACCGGCTCGCGCTCGCCAGCGGCCTGCTCAAGCTGCACCGCGCCACCGCCGGGCCGCCGCCGGTGCGCCGGACGCTGCCGCTCGCCGCGGCGCTGTCGGAGCCGCTCGCGCGCGTGCGGTCGCGCGACATCGAGCTGCGCTGCAGGCGGCTGCTCCAGCCGCCCGCGCCGCGGCTGCCGTTCGGCGCGGCGCGGGTCGCGCTGGCGGCCCTCACCCTGACGGCCCTGCTGTTCTTCGTGATATGA